Genomic segment of Populus nigra chromosome 6, ddPopNigr1.1, whole genome shotgun sequence:
gcaaattgAGAATATCTTAAGTTTGGATTAATCTTTAAAACTCATAATACTTGTAGACTCacttaaaaagtttaatttttaattaattaatgttgaataatgaaataaaaaaaattatcaatttcaaaaaatcattaaagtaaaaataatagccataaaaaaataacgataaaatatgataggaaaaaaaacttaaaagatgatgaaattgtaaaaaaaataattttaaaaattatctaaaataaaataaattgcaaaaaaaaactaaatatgaaaaattttaaaaatgaaggacgatgaaattaaaaaaaaatttaattttataaattattttaaataaaataaatattaattaaaataacattgacTAAATATGAaggagaaaattattttgaaaaattaaaaggtcaaatgttaaaatcaaaaagaaaagaaaaggatgaaggaaaaaaattattgacaatAAACTAAAGATTAGGAAGCCACACACTGTCTAAAGATGAAGGTATCACTGCAATTTTAAATATGCttatagcttcttttttttttttttttatgcacaaCAGCAAGAGGAGCCGCCGATCGtatattttgaaaggaaaatatGCTCATCACGCGCCAACAACCTCCTTAtcaatttttgttaattaaattaaaagtattaactattatttttaattcctcACTGTCTAAATTGTGGATTGGAGGATATTTTctttaaacaagaaaaagaaaagaaaagaaaagaagaagacggAATATAGTACCTCAAGACCTGCTCTCCGACATCACCATCTATGATGACTGTGAACAATACGTTTAAATGGAAATAATGCCTTCCACGTTTCAATAATACAGATGTTTGGAAATatgatatcaatttaaaatgttttgtttttgttggtaaATACATCAAATCAACTAAACTGCCAATCTTCCGTCGTTCCCAGTCGTTCTTCTTCACggcaacaagaaaaagaaatagaaatggCAAGGAAAGAGGAGTTCTTGAAGGAACATGAATATTTGAACGAGAAAGAAGTGTCCCGCTCTGACTTCCCTCCTGATTTTATCTTTGGAGTTGCCACTTCTGCTTATCAGGTGGGCGCCCCATTGTGTGCGTGTCTTTATTTCTGTTAATTGGTGGCAAATTCTGATCTGGGTTGTTTGACAGTTTTGACTGTGTAGATGATTTCAATGTTGTTAAAGATGGTGACTGGTTGATCAACTGTTCATTTTggttgtttaattttattttttggatgttCTCTTattaatcaaaaatataaaaataaaagattttttttagctcTCTCTAAAACTACTACATTTTTTTCACCTTTGCTTCTTCTCCTCTGAAATCATGCCTACCTTGTGCTAGTTTTTGACGATCAAGCGAGGAAATGTTTTTAGggctttttcttattttttgcgGGCAACTCTCCTTTTCGCAAGGAGGCTCGATACTGATTCTATTAGGGTACAGGGATGATCGATGAGTTCAATTGATTTAAAAGTTGCTTTGTTTGCATTCAGAAACCAGAGGTTTTCTCTGCCTTCTCCCCTCTCTCGCCATAAAGGGATCATCCATCTCTCTCTGTTGATATATTGTTCTCTCTGATCCCTAGCGGATCTCAATTGTTGATGTCCCAGATGCTTTGGAATTGACATAGTTATAGTTTCATGCTATGTGTATTGGTTACGAAGAACTTGCACTCTTTGAATTAAGCTCCTTGTTACTTGCTTATAGATTGAAGGAGCCAGCAACGAAGGTGGCAGGGGTCCTTGTATATGGGACGCTTTTGCGCAGtctaaaggtaaaaaaatttaaactaaataaatagataCATGACTTTATCGTGTATTGATTACAAGCTTATAGTGAACTGCTCCatggtgttatttttttacatagtcTTTGACCTTGATTATAAAATTCTCACTATTGTTTATCAGGAAACATACTTGATGGAAGCAATGGTGATGTAGCAGTGGATCATTATCATCGATACAAGGTCAGCATCAACAAAACTAGCAACGAGTGGcctgcattttcttttattccttGTTGTCTCTCTGACATTCATTGATGTGGCATGGAGCATGCTGGTGGTGTTTCTTTATTGCCTCTCTGGTAGCTTGTTAGCTTTGGCAGTAACCACTCCGTGGCTTGCTTCATGACCTCTCAGCAAATTTTAGCTAAGCATGGATGATGTTATTGATGATTTGTATCATTAGTATTCATGTTATACATATACACACAAACTGTTAGAGATACTTCTTCATGTCTCCTTGTGCCAtgccttttttactttttcagaTTTTAGTTTCTAAAACCCATTAATGATATACAGGAAGATATTGAGATCATAGCCAAACTGGGGTTTGATGCATATCGATTTTCCATATCATGGTCTCGAATCTTCCCCGGTATGTGCTTCCTTGATGAATTCAGTTTTAACCATTTAGTTCTCTGCATTGTTAGCAGTTGGAGGAAATAACTActgttataattttttgaagtcCTTTAATACTTTGTTGATAGATAAGCCTGTTTTAATTCACTTCCAAAAATAAACCTGGTTGAAAGAACAAAGTTGTTCTTCACCTGACTGTTGATAAATGAATCTGTGACCTGAAACCTAACCATGATATTTGAAACATACTGCCCTTCCTGCTTCAGTAGGTGAACTATGTGCTTATATGTGTGAGTGTACTAATTCACAATTATGCCACACATAAGCTATGCAGTTACTTTAGTTACTTGAATTTACCTGGAAGCTTACTCAACAGATGATGAATGcaatattagattttaattttctttttggtctTCAAGGATATccatttttaaagtattttcttttaccCCGCTGATGCAGTTTCGCCTTTTTAGTTTACCCCCTTCCTTTGATGACCTGACTCCCCCCTGTCCTCCCATATGTAGTTATATTTACAGCTGCTATAATGCTTttcatttattcttttattttacatgctGGCAGATGGTTTGGGAACCAAAGTCAACGACGAAGGGATTGCTTTCTACAATAACGTCATTAATGCTCTTCTTGAAAAGGGTATGAActatgaagttgattttttctcaatttctgtCTTGTTGCATCATTAATTCATATTTAACTACTTTGTGCAGGTATTCAGCCATATGTAACTTTGTACCACTGGGACCTTCCCCTGCATCTTCAGGAGTCAATGGAAGGGTGGTTAAATAAAGAAGTTGTGTAAGTAGTGCTATCttctaaaaatcaattattaatgGAAATATGTTCATGAAGATACTTCTCACCTATGACAATTGAACAATTATTGTGTGTCTGCCAAATATGGTAAACAATGAATACATCCACTTCCTAACATGAATTATTTTGCGATGACCTCAGCTTCACCCTTTCTTCTCTATTTGAGACTAGCTTATTAATGTGAAAAAGGAAAAGTAGTGATTTCCTTCTGTACTTCTCCTACTGTGTTGTTGTATGTTGTGACTTGTAATTAATGTCGCTGCAACTCCTTGCACTTGTGtgttaaaaatagaatttttaagAAAGATGATTGAGCAATAGAAACTTGGTTGATCCTCGTTCCAATTCGTCCCTTGTTTGCAAAGAAGGCTATAAGTCAACTACTTGgtcaataataaaatcatttttcagaaGTTGCTTAATTTCAAGCAGTGTTTGTTCTTTTTGGGTCTCCACACTTTCCTTTTGCTCTGAATAAAAGTATCCCATATGCAAAAGCTGAAAGGAGGCTACTATGGTCTAGAAGGCTTCATGTGATTTAAACATGTAAAAGATTCGATCcaaggattttcttttcttgttgggCAGATGGGGAGAGAAAGAGGGAGAAGAAAGAGATAAGGATCAGAGAAGAAGCTGAacaaatataacatgaaataagaaaaattaccgGATAACGAAAGATACATGGGAAGAAGCAAAATGTAGAAGGAAGAATTTCAATCCTTCCATCCTGTCAGACAAAATTCTCTAGATCaccaaacatggaaaaaaaaaagatcttttcAATATCCTAAAGCAACCAAGCTACCAAAAAGATAAAGATTATTCCAATACGCTTGTGATCCAAATTTGAGATGTCCCACTCTGAGGAATTGAGATTTGGGTGAGTTACAGaggttattttaattcattagaATTGGAGCTTGGAACCTGTTCACTTTTCTACATGGTATATATGTGTGAGATTGTGTCCTTAAGTGATTGTAGGTGCTTACTGACCAGGACCAGGAAATCTGGTGTATGGTAGCTGCCTGTTTAATTGTGAGTTATATAGTACAATAGCTGAAAAAAGATGTGGTTATGAGTAACTTATGCACTTCAGtatattaaacataataaattgaaaaacatttgcaTCATTCATGTGACTTCAGTAGCATCGTTTACTTAGCTTTGTCACTAATGATCCATGTGATCTTTTTCTTTGCAAACATCCAGAAAATATTTTGCAATCTATGCAGATACTTGTTTTGCAAGTTTTGGTGATAGAGTTAAGCATTGGATCACACTTAATGAGCCTCTCCAAACAGCAATCAATGGTCATGACTCTGGGATTTTTGCACCTGGAAGACATGACCAATCATCAACAGAACCTTATTTGGCTTCACACCACCAGATCTTGGCCCATGCAGCAGCTGTTTCCATATTCCGAAACAAGTACAAGGTATGATGCAAATTGTTTCCTGTTTGAACTAAGCATTTTATCTTCTCGATAAATCACTTTCATTTACACGATTCAGTTTTGTATTCTTATCTGTATTGATTATTGCATTCTTTTGCATTATCCAAAATGTTCTCGAACTGATTGTGGTATTCTAGACAGAGTGTTAGTTAATGTAAAAGAAGCTAGTGTGTCCGTGTGTACCTTTTAAGTATCGAATCTGTTGTTATTCGGTTTCACTAAAAGTTTCACATCTTTTGCCAAAGTAATAGAATGAACTTTTTACTTATTTGTATCCACTCTTTTTGTTTTCTCCACTAAGCTTTGAGGTATTATTAGATATCCGAACAAGAATGTTTTTATCTTCCAAGAAAATAGCAACAGGTGAAACTACTTAATACATGGTCAATAAAGATGCTGGGCATTGGCCACTTTTAGACTCTTATTAATGTTGTAGGGCAAGGTTCTTGTTTGTCATAGGCATTTGCACTGCCTCATCAGTTGAGAAATGAACTTGTTAAGAGGGAAGAATCAGTTAAAATTTATGTCAATCgcgtttttggtttttaaatcaTTCAAAGCTTGACagattgctgctgctgctgatatCTTATTCAGGACAAGCAAGGGGGACAAATAGGATTGGTTGTTGACTGTGAATGGGCAGAAACTGGTTCAAACAAAACAGAAGATAAAGTTGCAGCATCTCGACGCCTTGAATTTCAGCTTGGATGGTAGTTCTCCTTGCAACTTTTTAGGTTGAAAATCAGTTATGTTAATGGTTACTGAACTATTTACTGTTTCAGACTCACACTAATGCATGATTATTGAGTTATGCAAGTGCGtgattacatttttttatgggGGTGGGTGAGAAATGATAAGaagctttaaaatattattatccgACCTCTTCATTATCCCAAATTTAAACCCCAAGCAGTTGTTTTCTGTTTGAGTATCTAACTCACCAGGCTTTAGACCATGCCAATATAGTAGCCACTTGCTTAATGATTATCCTGAATGGTTCATTCATGCCCAAACGCTTGCAAATGTTGTAACTTTTGGAATCTTTAGCGACTTCTCTTAAGTGCTATTTTCCTGTTGCTGTTTCCAACAGGTACTTGAATCCATTATATTACGGAGACTATCCAGAAGTTATGCGTGAAATACTGGGAGAGCAGCTCCCACAATTCACAGAGGAAGATAAGGAGTTGCTTAGAAACCCAATGGACTTTGTAGGTCTAAATCATTACACTTCAAGGTTCATAACTCATGCAACAGAGAGCCCTGAAGAATCCTATTACTATAAAGCACAATCGATGGAGAGAAGAGGTAAATCACTATTACCTGCAGCTTATTTCCAACTTTTTCATGCttaattttctcattttctaCTGCTGTTGGCTATCATCAGCTGAATTTGAAGGGGGCGAGCCAATTGGTGAGAAGGTATGACTCTCTTGCTTGCTTGCATGTATGCACACGTGCACACACAGACATTTGCACACTTGTCAAATATCCTTTCTTCCAGtctgatgatgatttttttttataatgacagGCAGCATCAGAGTGGCTTTATGTTTGTCCTTGGGGACTCCGGAAGGTTCTCAATTACTTAGCTCAGAAATACAACAATCCCACAATATATGTCACAGAGAATGGTATTTTCTTACACTTGTCTGTCAATTAGAATTCTATGTGGTGTTAATGATATCTTTTGTTATTTTCGCACTTCAAATATTAAACCACCTTCTTATTTGTGTTTGGCGAGACACAACCTTAGAATCTTATAAGTTGGGATATAGGATTACGGTTTACCAGCCAGAGAACTTTCTTTGTGCATTCTTATCTGCTATTTCCCAAATGGAGTCTTGAACAAAATAAACCAGCATCAATATTCTCTTGAACCTCACTGTTCTTGTTTTGACAGGTATGGATGACGAGGACATTGATGCCCCACTTCATGAAGTTCTAGATGACAATCTGAGAGTTCGCTATTTTAAAGGATACCTTGCTTCAGTTGCCCAGGCAATCAAGTGAGTTGCTAACTATTATTATGTAATAGACCTGAGTGTATTGATTGATGTGTTCTCATATTTTTGCGGTGTATTGGAGATCGATGCCTAATTATGTACCTGTGGgagtttttgcatttttcattgacgttataaatcaaatcaaaatgaggtgcatattgaataatttgttaatAATGTCTGTAACTGTGAAGAAAGAATAATCAGTCTTGTTTATAAACTGCACCAACAGGGATGGAGTACAAGTGAAGGGATATTTTGCATGGTCATTACTGGACAACTTTGAGTGGGCTCAAGGTTATACCAAGCGTTTCGGTTTGGTGTATGTGGATTACAAGAATGGGCTCGCTCGGCACCCAAAATCTTCTGCTTATTGGTTCATGCGGTTCTTAAAAGGTGTTGAAGGGAAAAGCGGCAAAGAAGAGTGATGGACGGCATGTATTTATACTGctagtaaaaaataaactccTGTTTTTAAGCAAGCATTAAATGAGCTGCAAAACAGGATTATTGAACTAGCCAGGCTGATATAATCCTGTCTAGTCACAGTATTATTTGATTTCCACGAAGAAGGGACTTCTTATGTGCTTCTTTTATGTCTGAAACTGCATCTTCTAGTTAATCAGACGTCTTATGGTTAACTGGTTACGGTTAGCTCTTCTTTGCTATTTCTTGccagcaaaaataaaataaaaaactagcaGATGTTATGCATGGCTATGCTGCTGCAAAATACCATTATTCGTGCATGTTAACAAAATCTTAAAGACGAATCTGCCTATTTATTCTCAATGAAGGTTTACACATACATTGCCATCACATTTCTCTGCGGAGGTCATAAGACATCTCTGTTTTCCCAAAAACCCTAGGTTTATAGATATGTGCATAGAAGCATATGATAACATAGGATATGGATTTGGACCctcagaaaatatatattagaatgAAATCGTGgttctctctcctttctctttttcctACACtgataatttgatttgatcaagGCTCAGTCACTTGTATGTTGCGTTGCGTGGAATAAATCActgggagaaaaaaaacatttttaaaaaaatttattattttttttttgttaaaatttaatatgatttgtatattttaaattattttgatatgttaatgttaaaaataatcttttaaaaataaaaaaaattattaacatatattttaatataaaaaattatttaaaaaataatcagacacctttataaaacaaaacttgagAAGACTGCCAGTTCTCAAAACCTAACTGTATTAAGTAACATTTATCTTTGCCTTTTGACTTTGAAAGGGCATTTGAGTCAATAGGTGAAAAAAACTGAGTGGTGGcaaatacttgtaaatatgaGTGAACTAAATgttatattattgattttttttcacgaaAGGAAAAATGTGCAGTATAATATACAATGATTTATCGAAAGATAAAAGACCCAAAAGATTGTGTTTAATTACCGCAGCTGCCATGGTTTGTATTCGTTGCACTAGTTTCGGGAAAGAAGCATAAATAACCAGACGACTAGTCGTCCGCGTGAAAAAGACGAGCGAGGCATAAATCTGAAGGAAGGAGGCGGTGAGTGTGAGAGAGGCACTgccttattattatttcctaCTTGCAAAAACACAAGATCGTCGCAGTCGCCCACACAAGCTCAGGTAAGAAATATAATCCACTATTTCCATCTTCTTctccaattattattattattactattattattattatcattactttAATCTTTACCAGGTATGAAATTAGGGTTTCTGATTTAAGTTTCTTTTTGTGGGTCATTCAAAAATGTTGACGTGCTAACCTTATTTAGgtcttttctttgtcaaatGTATGATTGTTTCCTTGTTGGCCTTCCTTAATGTGTACGTTGCAGAAAAgtcggaaaaaaaaatgtcaagcgGGGGAGAGAAGGGATCGACCACCACGAAAACACCCGCTGATTTCCTCAAATCGATACGCGGCCGCCCTGTTGTAGTCAAGCTCAATTCTGGAGTTGATTATAGAGGTCTGTCGTTTTCTCTTTGCTTAATTTACAATCCGTGCTCTCTATGTATAACCTAATCtgtaaagtctttttttttctttctcttatgCCCTTTTCTGCTGGTTTTATCTATTTATCTTACAACATGGATGCAGTGGTggatttttatctaaaatacaGCTACCTACCTTCTTGCTTTCCcagaaaatggtttttttacgCTCTGGAAATTGATTGGTGCTGTACTTGAATATTGAAAGTTAACCCCTGCAACAAAATTCACATGGAATTCTACTTGAGCCACATCCACATGGATTCTAATATGCTTCATGTCACGCTATAGATATGTACAACAGACCAGAGGCCATTGCTCATCACTGCAACGTATCTGTGAACTAAAAAAGTCTGCTACTCTTGAGTGAACCACTAGTTTTTCTGTGAAGTCATGCCATGGTATTGATGAGGAGAGGATTAAATTACAAGGAGAGcatttttgtataaataaatgcTTCCTGCTGGTGTCCATGGTTGAGATCAATagaatttcctttccttgttacTCATCAAGGCTGTGTTCAGAAATAGGATAACTGTTTAGAAAACATAAagatttgttaattgattgacCTCCTAAAGTTTGCAGCTTTTGTTTGTTTCTCCCATGCCATCAAATTTGACCCAGGGCTGCTTGTTCAGAGAATTTTTGGTTATGATTAGATTGTATCCAAGGATTTTCAGGATGTGTTTATATGGTTTGATGATCCTAATAATCAGATGTCAAATAGTTATGATATTGCTTGATCCTCAGCTGGATCTCCCTCACTTTAGAGAGCATGCTCgcatctcttttttcttccatGGTTATGCTTATTATTACAAGCAATTTTCTTTTGTTCAGGTGTTTTAGCTTGTCTTGATGGGTACATGAACATAGCAATGGAACAAACAGAGGAATACGTAAATGGCcaactgaaaaacaaatatggtgATGCTTTCATCCGAGGAAATAATGGTAGCAACCTATGTCTTTCAAATGTAATTTCTTAACTGTCTACAAGGATTGCATGATGATCATATTTGAACTCCTTTGATGCAGTTCTGTACATCAGCACTTCAAAGAGGACACTTGCAGATGGTGCATAGTCACAACAATTGCATGAGAGTAGCTTCATATGTTACCGGTTTGATAGTGCAGTGCAGTGATTGTGATCCTAGTTACCGTGGATCAGAAATTAACAGtgttagtttaaattttatcgTAGCAAACCCAACTTTTTTGGATCAAGAATTTTACCCGCACTAGTTTCACAcctcaaatataattttcaattttgcaCTCAATTTGTCAAGGAGGGATTGAGGAAAAGATTGATGAAAGGGGAGGGATTGTACTTGTCATCTGTTTGGTAAAAAGGACAAGGGTGTAAATAAAGATCGGAGAAATCCTTTCTCGCTTGTAATTTTCAATCTTGTCAATTTGAGCGTCGTTTACCTTGACAATTTTAAGTGTTCTTAATTTGATACACCCGCCCTACCTGACTTGATATTCATGCGGCTATCCAAACTCTGGATTATATTTGCGACTTTCAAGTACTTCTATATTGCCTTTTAGCAAAGAGCTTCCCATGACATACCTCATCCTCACTAGTATTTTAATCTCTGCAAAGCATATGATTTTAGTAATAGTTAGACCAATAGCTCGGAGGTATTtgcatgaaaatgaaaaaactaaacgTTCTTGAAATTGAACTAATTTATATTAGGATACATGAAAGTAATAGCAACATTACCAATAGATGAAGGAAAACACAATCATGTATTTCCCATGTGGCTCACAAATACAAGTCAATACACCAAAATACTAATTTGTCAATATTGCtgctaataaattaaaatggaaaTTATTTCTTGATAGAAACTAGCACTCAAGTGTACCTGTCAAATAACAAATTGCACGGTGATTGTACAGGCAAACAAATAAATTAGCATCTTCAATTGCAGTGTTAATATGTTACACGTATTTACACACGATCCACGCTACAAAACTCTACGCCATCGTTAAACTATCAGTTACACCAGCTAAATATAAAGGAAATAATTTAGAGAAGAAATAAATAGGATGGAAAGggagactaaaaaaaaaaaccctgctcGTTCAGAGCATTAGCTGAACTAGACCTACATTGACCTTATCAACTGTTTCTGTCTTTCCTACCGAGATCAGAAGTCTGATTTCATGAGCTTTGCTCGTGGCTTTACATTGATACTGTCAAAGGGTTTCAACTGTTCTACATGGATGTAATCCCTTGTTTTAAGAACCTGCAAAAGCGTAAATGTACATCATCAATAATCATCCGAGGGAAAGAGGGGATCCACCACCACAAGCTGTAAACAACAGATGGATAACACTAGAACAAGAAAATCATCTGACATTTGAGCATAttcttcattgttttattttcttgattaatctttTCACATTCAAACCCCTATTAAAATGTCTTGGTCCTTGCACAGCTCCAATCTCCATATTATGTTGACactgttaaaatttaaaacagcTTGCTACTGTTTATACTAACAAGTCCTTGCTGcctcaaaattttgaaaattccaCGTTAACCCAGTCTACACCCATTTTCCAACTCCTTTACAAAAACTTTACTTAACAACAGAACTTCAAAACACAACAAGGTGTTTACTGCAATCCAAGTGTGAAACACATACCAAAGTTTCAAAGAACATTCTTGATGCCTCCTTCCGCGTTTTACCAGCCAGAAGGCTGTCCACTGAAATGACCTTACTTCCATTTCCACCTTCATTATCAAATATAGTCTGAAGGTACTTGGCAACAGCTCTACAAAAGAGAGTATAACAATTTATCAGGAATcattcaacttaatttttaattagaaatgcaCAAAACATAGAAAACAGTGGATTGAAAAGTTAACAAATAATCTCGACAGCCTGCTTTTCAAGGATTAAACAGGAAAACCATTCTCTAAGCTCAGAAAGATTATCAAATGATCCTAATTGTCATTACTAAGAAACATCCAGCAACATCTTCAAAACTCTGCAACAAATAGATAGTTTTTTCACCCTTTATAGTAAAGAAAGGATAGATAGCTAGCATTAAACTGTTTACTATTAATTTCCTTAACAGAGATTGCAATGCAAAAAATTCAAGGCTTTCAACTAAAATCCAAGTCTTCAATGTCATCATGTTTCCCCAGATATGCTACCCATGCACCAACACTTGCCAAAAACCAGTATCCCACTCTGTAAAGCAACCCAAACAAGCTTAGAGGTAAAAAGAAACGCTTGAAAATAGAGTGCAGCCTCAGCCACAGTATACTGCTTTACTCCCTACAGCTCAGATAAACTTCCCAGGAAGAGAGGAAGGGGAGGGCCAAGTTTTCAACACATTAATCAGGCAGATATCATATACCTATCAATTTGACCACATAAGCATACTCTCAAATACTGTGTACAGCAGAACACGCAAGCCAACATGCCAATGGAAATTGTTGTCCTAGATCCTACATGAATGTACACAAACAAACAGATACATGCCCACACAAACTAAACTTTGTTTCCATATCATCCAGTAAGATGTCATATGAACCCGGACCCCTGGAAGCACACACCTGGTGCGGGAAGACCATCCACTATTGTCAAGAAGGCGGGCATCTTCAGGACCTGGCAtgccatcatcatcttcttcacccATATCATCATCTACGTTCAAAAAttctgaaaagaaaatagaCCAACAACCATTAACAGCAGAAACTCTACAAGATAGCATATGCAAGCAGGAGAGAATTCTTACAATATGAAATTTGGTTCACTGTAGGAACACTGACCAGCAGTTAATTgggttgaataaaaataaaaaagatgattcTAAAACACTGTAAGTCCCAAATAAGCTTCGATATCAAAacctaaacaattttaaattcctCAAACCTCTAAACATCTTTGCTTGAGCTCAATGTTTGCATCACTGTCATAACAGGGGAATGGCTTGCGACTTATTTAGGCATTTCATATCCTAACAGAAATGATGGTCGCAGATAATTTACCAAACACTAAAAATTGAGGTAGAAATTTCTTCAACATTAAGCTTTAGACATCACAAGCTACAAAAAGATTGTCCAGCACTGAACATGTAAGAGTTTCCACTGTATATAACTGTTCATGACAAAGTACTTGTATTCAAACATGGTAAGGAAGAAACGTGATTAATTAGGTTTACAAATACACCATTGAAATATGAAGAAGAAGCTCACCTGTATCATTTGCAAATGCAACATCTTGAAGATCCTGCACCATAAACCAATCTATTTAGCTGAAGCTGGaattatttaaaagagattCTACTCATCCAATAATAAGGTGAGACTCCATAAGcataataaatttcaataatgCAAAAAATCAATGCATGCCTATCAGTCTTCTATCTATTGCACGTGGTTTCTTACTTGTGCACGTCTcttatagaaaattaaaataataaaaaaaagaaactgaaacAAAACTTACCAAGTTCATTAACAACAGAGGGGATCGTGTTTCATAACATtattcaaaaaagaagaaacaagaaaaatttagAAGAACCTAAATGCCAAAGAAATGAGTTCTAATGAAGAAGCTTCacagcaaaaaaaatcatagcagAGATGATATCAGGAGTTCTAACTTACAGCAGGATGGTCAGCAGAAGTTATTTCAGCATCTGCAGTTCTCTCTTGATCAGCTTCTTGAAAGACTAGATAATCTCCAAAATTTAGAGAAGCATTTTTGAAGTCTCCGTCAAGTCCTCTGGGAAATGCAGAATTCATCTTATCTTCACTGCATAGATGATTAAACTCTCTGTCCTCGTCAGCATGCCCTGGGCTCACAGCTAGGCCCCCATCTTCAGTACCATCCCCTAGCTTGTCATTTTCAACATCATCTTGAGTTTGGTCAACATTTACAGAAGCGAGGTTAATGCATCCACCATTTTTTGAAGACATATTTGCAAGCAACATGTCTACATCATCAGAAGGTGCAGAACCATCAGCCTGCAAATCTACTCCAACTTCCACTGGTGCACCAGCTTTGCTTTCT
This window contains:
- the LOC133697838 gene encoding sm-like protein LSM36B, yielding MSSGGEKGSTTTKTPADFLKSIRGRPVVVKLNSGVDYRGVLACLDGYMNIAMEQTEEYVNGQLKNKYGDAFIRGNNVLYISTSKRTLADGA
- the LOC133697576 gene encoding beta-glucosidase 42, with product MARKEEFLKEHEYLNEKEVSRSDFPPDFIFGVATSAYQIEGASNEGGRGPCIWDAFAQSKGNILDGSNGDVAVDHYHRYKEDIEIIAKLGFDAYRFSISWSRIFPDGLGTKVNDEGIAFYNNVINALLEKGIQPYVTLYHWDLPLHLQESMEGWLNKEVVKYFAIYADTCFASFGDRVKHWITLNEPLQTAINGHDSGIFAPGRHDQSSTEPYLASHHQILAHAAAVSIFRNKYKDKQGGQIGLVVDCEWAETGSNKTEDKVAASRRLEFQLGWYLNPLYYGDYPEVMREILGEQLPQFTEEDKELLRNPMDFVGLNHYTSRFITHATESPEESYYYKAQSMERRAEFEGGEPIGEKAASEWLYVCPWGLRKVLNYLAQKYNNPTIYVTENGMDDEDIDAPLHEVLDDNLRVRYFKGYLASVAQAIKDGVQVKGYFAWSLLDNFEWAQGYTKRFGLVYVDYKNGLARHPKSSAYWFMRFLKGVEGKSGKEE